Proteins from a single region of Pirellulales bacterium:
- a CDS encoding type II toxin-antitoxin system prevent-host-death family antitoxin — protein MVDTQAVPMLHVDADKAKARFAELLARVESGEEITITRHDMPVAILAPIKKAHTAVDRRAAIERMKALSKGVSLGGRKIRDLINDGRR, from the coding sequence ATGGTCGATACCCAGGCAGTGCCCATGCTCCATGTAGATGCCGATAAAGCCAAAGCTCGCTTCGCCGAGTTATTGGCTCGGGTCGAGTCGGGTGAGGAAATCACGATTACCCGGCATGACATGCCCGTCGCGATTTTAGCGCCGATCAAAAAAGCTCACACGGCTGTGGATCGCCGCGCGGCGATCGAGCGCATGAAAGCGCTCAGTAAAGGAGTGAGTCTTGGCGGACGAAAGATACGAGATTTGATCAATGACGGGCGACGCTGA
- a CDS encoding vitamin B12-dependent ribonucleotide reductase: protein MAEIELASSAGASTLDRATMNQPTTPAAKKGIAIRQSFCPDGVDDPFTTVEWDLRTAAIKGESGEVLFEQHNCEVPAYWSQLATNVVVSKYFYGEINSPERESSVRQLIHRVTRTIADWGIRDGYFASAADGERFYRDLTWLCLHQHGAFNSPVWFNVGLYHQYGVRGSQCNWHYDMARGQSAQPENPYEYPQGSACFIQSVKDNMEDIMELARSEAMLFKFGSGTGSDLSTIRSQREKLSGGGKPSGPISFMRVYDQIAAVVKSGGKTRRAAKMQSLKVNHPDILEFIECKAKEERKARVLIEKGGYDSNFNGEAYSSILFQNANLSVRVSDEFMQAVVEDRDWTTHWITDHAKAGPSYPARDMMGKMAECAWQCGDPGVQYDSTINRWHTCPNSGRINASNPCSEYMFLDDTACNLASVNLMKFRREDGWFDHERFRAACRTYFIAQEILVDHASYPTARIAKNSHLFRPLGLGYSNLGSLLMAAGLPYDSNAARGWCGALTALLHGAANHTSAELAHAVGPFDGYAENRDPMLGVMQMHRDAVDAIDPACPEYLRKAAARVWDDVLESGRRHGYRNAQATVLAPTGTISFLMDCDTTGIEPDIALVKYKQLAGGGMLKIINNTVPLALENLGYSDDEKTAILEFIEKNDTIEGAPGLKPEHLDVFDCAFAPRGGTRSIAWQAHIGMMAAAQPFLSGAISKTVNMPRETTPADIASAYVEGWKLGLKALAVYRDGSKESQPLSTSTETDKAAQKTVAAPRRERLPDTRRSLTHKFNVAGHEGYITVGLYDDGRPGELFITMAKEGSTIGGLMDCFGTAVSMSLQYGVPLEVYIGKFSHTRFEPMGHTRNPEIRIAKSIVDYIFRWLGMEFIPGYREANSNLVQEATASEGKEDSETERMPAAKMAGGPAPSAGSPRANSAAETKNGAAKSNGATNGHTNGHGPSVQLSKEAQAALLARAGVAPKLGTQELKKSVTVRSEQFATFQLDAPTCDNCGAITVRNGNCYLCHNCGNSMGCS from the coding sequence ATGGCAGAGATCGAACTCGCCTCTAGCGCCGGCGCTTCAACCCTGGACCGCGCCACCATGAACCAGCCCACGACTCCGGCCGCCAAAAAGGGCATCGCCATCCGTCAGTCGTTCTGCCCCGACGGAGTCGACGATCCGTTTACCACAGTCGAATGGGATTTGCGCACCGCCGCTATCAAGGGCGAGTCGGGCGAGGTGCTCTTTGAGCAGCACAACTGTGAGGTGCCGGCCTACTGGAGCCAACTGGCCACCAACGTCGTCGTCAGCAAATACTTCTACGGAGAGATCAACTCCCCCGAGCGCGAAAGCAGCGTTCGCCAACTGATCCATCGCGTCACTCGCACCATTGCCGATTGGGGCATTCGCGATGGCTACTTCGCCAGCGCCGCCGACGGCGAGCGCTTCTATCGCGACCTGACCTGGCTCTGCCTGCACCAGCACGGCGCCTTCAACTCGCCGGTCTGGTTCAATGTCGGTCTCTATCACCAATACGGCGTTCGTGGCTCACAGTGCAATTGGCACTACGACATGGCGCGCGGCCAATCGGCGCAGCCCGAGAACCCCTACGAATACCCGCAAGGCTCCGCCTGCTTTATCCAAAGCGTCAAGGACAACATGGAAGACATCATGGAACTCGCCCGCAGCGAGGCCATGCTGTTCAAGTTCGGCTCCGGCACCGGCAGCGACCTGTCGACCATTCGCTCGCAGCGCGAAAAGCTCTCCGGCGGCGGCAAGCCATCTGGGCCCATCTCGTTCATGCGGGTCTACGATCAGATCGCGGCGGTGGTGAAAAGCGGCGGCAAGACGCGCCGCGCGGCCAAGATGCAATCGCTCAAGGTCAATCATCCCGACATCCTTGAGTTCATCGAGTGCAAGGCCAAGGAAGAGCGCAAAGCCCGCGTGCTCATCGAAAAAGGCGGCTACGACTCCAACTTCAACGGCGAGGCCTACAGCTCCATTCTCTTCCAAAACGCCAACCTCTCGGTGCGCGTCAGCGACGAGTTCATGCAGGCCGTCGTCGAAGATCGCGATTGGACCACGCACTGGATCACCGATCACGCCAAGGCCGGTCCGTCGTATCCTGCCCGCGACATGATGGGCAAAATGGCCGAATGCGCCTGGCAATGCGGCGACCCCGGCGTGCAGTACGACAGCACGATCAATCGCTGGCACACTTGCCCCAACTCGGGCCGGATCAACGCCTCCAATCCGTGCTCAGAATACATGTTTCTCGACGATACGGCCTGCAATCTGGCCAGCGTCAACCTGATGAAGTTCCGCCGCGAAGATGGCTGGTTCGATCACGAGCGCTTCCGCGCCGCGTGCCGCACCTACTTTATCGCTCAAGAGATCCTGGTCGACCACGCCAGTTATCCCACTGCGCGGATCGCCAAGAACAGCCATCTGTTCCGGCCCCTTGGCCTGGGATATTCCAATCTCGGCAGCCTGCTCATGGCGGCCGGCCTTCCCTACGATTCCAACGCCGCGCGCGGCTGGTGCGGCGCCCTCACCGCACTGCTGCACGGCGCCGCCAATCACACCAGCGCCGAACTGGCGCACGCGGTTGGCCCCTTTGACGGCTATGCCGAGAATCGCGACCCGATGCTCGGCGTCATGCAAATGCACCGCGACGCGGTCGACGCCATCGACCCCGCCTGTCCCGAATATCTCCGCAAGGCGGCCGCCCGTGTCTGGGACGATGTGCTGGAGAGCGGTCGCCGCCATGGCTATCGCAATGCCCAGGCCACCGTGCTCGCCCCCACTGGCACCATCAGCTTCTTGATGGACTGCGACACCACGGGCATCGAGCCCGATATCGCGCTCGTCAAGTACAAGCAATTGGCCGGTGGCGGCATGCTCAAGATCATCAACAACACCGTGCCGCTGGCGCTCGAAAACCTGGGCTACAGCGACGACGAAAAGACCGCCATCCTCGAATTCATTGAAAAGAACGACACCATCGAAGGCGCTCCCGGCCTCAAGCCAGAGCACCTCGACGTGTTCGACTGCGCCTTCGCTCCGCGCGGCGGCACGCGGTCCATCGCCTGGCAAGCGCACATCGGCATGATGGCCGCGGCGCAGCCGTTCCTGTCGGGCGCCATTTCCAAGACGGTCAACATGCCGCGCGAAACCACGCCGGCGGACATTGCCAGCGCCTACGTCGAAGGCTGGAAGCTCGGCCTCAAGGCCCTGGCCGTCTATCGCGATGGCTCCAAAGAGAGCCAGCCGCTGTCGACCAGCACCGAGACCGACAAAGCGGCGCAAAAGACCGTCGCCGCGCCGCGCCGCGAGCGGTTGCCAGACACTCGCCGCTCGCTCACCCACAAGTTCAATGTGGCCGGGCACGAAGGCTACATCACGGTCGGCCTCTACGACGACGGTCGCCCCGGCGAACTGTTCATCACCATGGCCAAGGAGGGGAGCACCATCGGCGGGCTCATGGATTGCTTTGGCACCGCCGTCTCAATGAGCCTGCAATACGGCGTGCCGCTCGAAGTGTACATCGGCAAGTTCTCGCACACCCGGTTCGAGCCGATGGGGCACACCCGCAACCCCGAGATTCGCATCGCCAAGAGCATTGTCGATTACATCTTCCGCTGGTTGGGCATGGAGTTCATCCCCGGCTATCGCGAGGCCAACAGCAATCTGGTGCAGGAGGCGACCGCCTCCGAGGGCAAGGAGGACTCTGAGACAGAGCGCATGCCCGCCGCCAAGATGGCTGGCGGGCCGGCTCCTTCGGCAGGATCGCCCCGCGCCAATAGCGCCGCTGAAACCAAAAACGGCGCCGCCAAGTCGAATGGCGCAACCAATGGCCATACCAACGGGCATGGCCCCAGTGTCCAGCTTAGCAAGGAGGCGCAAGCCGCCCTCTTGGCCCGCGCCGGCGTGGCCCCCAAGCTCGGCACGCAAGAGCTCAAAAAGAGCGTCACGGTGCGCAGCGAGCAGTTCGCCACCTTCCAGCTAGACGCCCCCACCTGCGACAATTGCGGCGCCATCACGGTCCGCAACGGCAACTGCTACCTCTGTCACAACTGTGGAAACAGCATGGGTTGCTCGTAA
- a CDS encoding DUF4097 domain-containing protein, whose product MSIAFVLAVGVTATGAGCDHARPKAWVEESQLIELSAVDISALRAITDNGRVRVRGASATSNAIEVTSHVRAGGASDEDAQAALDAVEIVTAVEDKGVQVLRWYWPEDRPRDWAAEVSFEVTVPASLSVTIETENGEVDVQGVAGDLQLTSANGNITLDNEGALNVGEPNIQAETQNGEIRARCQASRLELTTQNGQIDARTSAAKLHLQSSNGMVTVALTDAVSVGGSIQTENGSVRLEIADGVSTELECRTMNGQIRSKIELADQDRKRHFLRGRLGSGGGELKVEISNGAIEIAPLGAESPNESDESEVSL is encoded by the coding sequence GTGAGTATTGCGTTTGTTTTGGCGGTCGGCGTCACTGCGACCGGCGCCGGGTGCGATCATGCCCGGCCGAAGGCGTGGGTGGAAGAATCGCAATTGATTGAGCTCTCGGCCGTCGATATCTCGGCGCTGCGGGCGATTACCGACAACGGGCGAGTTCGCGTGCGTGGGGCGAGTGCGACGTCGAACGCCATCGAGGTGACCTCGCACGTTCGAGCTGGCGGGGCGAGCGACGAGGATGCGCAGGCGGCGCTCGACGCGGTGGAAATCGTGACGGCTGTCGAAGACAAAGGGGTGCAGGTGTTGCGTTGGTACTGGCCGGAGGATCGCCCGAGAGATTGGGCGGCCGAGGTGTCGTTTGAGGTCACGGTACCGGCGAGTCTGTCGGTGACGATTGAAACCGAGAATGGCGAGGTCGACGTGCAAGGGGTGGCCGGCGATCTGCAACTCACTTCGGCGAATGGGAATATCACGCTCGACAATGAAGGGGCTCTGAACGTCGGCGAGCCGAATATTCAGGCGGAAACGCAAAACGGGGAGATCCGCGCCCGGTGTCAGGCATCGCGGCTGGAACTAACGACGCAGAACGGTCAGATCGACGCGCGAACCTCGGCGGCAAAACTGCATCTTCAAAGCAGTAACGGGATGGTGACGGTCGCCCTGACCGACGCGGTGTCTGTCGGCGGTTCGATTCAGACGGAAAACGGATCGGTGCGATTGGAGATCGCCGATGGCGTGTCGACGGAGCTCGAATGCCGCACCATGAATGGTCAAATTCGATCGAAGATCGAACTTGCCGACCAAGATCGCAAGCGCCATTTCTTGCGTGGGCGATTGGGTTCGGGTGGCGGCGAACTCAAGGTGGAGATATCCAACGGCGCGATCGAGATCGCGCCGCTCGGGGCTGAATCGCCGAATGAATCGGACGAGAGCGAAGTTTCTTTATAA